CAGGCGCCGCCGCCGATCGACGTGATCGCGGAGGCGGAGGCGGAGGAGAAGGCACAGGCGGAACGGGAGAAGGCGGGCCGGCCGGCGGCCGAGCGCGACTAGCGCGCCGCCGGGTCAGTCCTCGCCGGGTCAGCGCCGCCGGGTCAGTCCTCGCGGCGTACCGAGAGCAGCTCCTCCAACTGCTCCTCGCGCGCCTGCGCGGCCACGAAGAGCAGCTCGTCGCCCGCCTCCAGGGTGTCGTCGGGCTTCGGGGTGAGGACCGTGCTGCCGCGGATGATCGTCACCAGCGTGGTGTCCGCGGGCCAGTCGACATCGCCGACGGAGGTGCCCGTGAGGGCCGACTCCTCCGGCAGGGTCAGCTCGACGAGGTTCGCGTCGCCGTGGCTGAAGCGCAGCAGCCGGACCAGGTCGCCGACACTGACGGCCTCCTCCACCAGGGCGGACATCAGCCGCGGCGTGGAGACGGCGACGTCCACGCCCCACGCCTCGGTGAAGAGCCACT
The Streptomyces sp. CNQ-509 DNA segment above includes these coding regions:
- a CDS encoding TrkA family potassium uptake protein, which encodes MRVAIAGAGAVGRSIAGELLDNGHEVLLIDKTPTAIAVERVPRAEWLLADACEIASLDEAALQRCHVVIAATGDDKVNLVVSLLAKTEYGVPRVVARVNNPRNEWLFTEAWGVDVAVSTPRLMSALVEEAVSVGDLVRLLRFSHGDANLVELTLPEESALTGTSVGDVDWPADTTLVTIIRGSTVLTPKPDDTLEAGDELLFVAAQAREEQLEELLSVRRED